The stretch of DNA cactgccattagtacactttgcccctaggagagactggccccttaaccctgtcactgccattagcacactttgcccctaggagagactgaccccataaccatgtcactgccattagtacactttgcccctaggagagactgaccccttaaccatgtcactgccattagtacactttgtccctaggagagactgaccccttaaccatgtcactgccattagtacactttgccctaggagagactggccccttaaccctgtcactgccattagtacactttgcccctaggatacaatgaccccataaccatgtcactgccattagtacactttgcccctaggagagactgaccccttaaccatgtcactgccattagtgcactttgcccctaggagagacggaccccttaaccctgtcactgccattagtacacattgctcctaggagggactgaccccttaaccctgtcactgccattagtacacgttgctcctaggagggactgaccccttatccctgtcactgccattagtacacgttgctcctaggagagactgaccccttatccctgtcactgccattagtacactttgcccctaggagagactgaccccttaaccctgtcactgccattagtacacattgctcctaggagggaccaTCCCTTTTTAAGTTCATCCATCCCCTCTTTAAAGTATaacctctgccccctcccccccccccccccgggttgcttccctccctgcctaccctcccccccccccccccccccccccgggttgcttccctccctgcccccccccctcctcactttaCGCTCTGGCTTCTCCGTAACACTGGTGCCAGTGTGCGGATGGCATCGGGATTCAGGTTACAGGAGTTGAGGTCGACTTCCGTCAGTGGCCTCTTGGGGCTGCCCATCACTGTGGCCACAATGTTGCTTTTTAGGGGCGTCATGCGCACAGTGGAGAGGTCCAGCGCCCGTAGCGAGGTGACCAGCCCGGCCGTGAACCCCTCGTTCTGGAACTCATACAAGAAGAACAGGAAGTCCATGAGCTCAGATGGAGGTAAGCGCCGCAGGCTGCAACGTAACAAGTGCTTTTTTAAGGCCCGCGTGATCTCCAGCGCCGACATGTTCATTATGGTGCAACCAAGCTGGTCCAACATAGCCCGGTTCTGGCGGGATAGCAGCCCAGCCATGAAGATGGGGAACAGCTCAAATGCCTCTTGCCTCCcagcctcctccttctcctcttctggCACCTGCAACGGTCCCTCCTCACCCAGGATGCTGGAGTTGATCTGGTCTAGAACGTCGTCATTGTAAGCATCCTCCTCACGGAACATCTCCATGGCCATTGTCTGGGCGATGTTCTCCCGGCTCTGTCCACTCACCTTTCCATACAGCCGCGGCACCATCCGCAAGAGGTTGAAGAGCGCAAAGACGCGCAGTGGAAGAAACTTGGACAACACGTTGACCACCGCGACCACGTCCTCGCCGGCCCGGCTGATGATCTCGGAGACGTCTTTCCCCAGGCGCTGCAGGGTCGTTttgttctcccccagcaccacgtaCAGCGCGGCCAGGTACTCCTGCATAGCAGGGATGGTGAAGACGAAGAGGCTCTCGTGGCCCCGAGAGACACAGGGTGTCAGGAAGAAGCCAAACGCGTCGGTTCGGAAGACCGTAAGGAGGTTGAGTTCTTCCTCACTATGCAGCTCAACCTGGAAGCAGCGGGCGAGGTTGTCCTCAGAGAAGCGCGTGCGGCGGGGCGCGGCAGCCTTCGTACGCCAGCTTGCCTACAGTGCGGGCAACGTAGCGCATGAGCGAAACCTGGGAGGGGTGCGTGATGTCAAGCACCTCCCCGGCGAAGTTGAGCCGCAGGAAGCTGGTGTAAATGCCAGTCAGGGTCCTGGGAGGGTCGCCAGGCCGGGTGTAGTAGAGCAGATGCAATGTGGCACAGGTAAGCCAGCAGTAGGAGGGAAGGAAGCAGGCTGCAGACAGCTGGCTGTGGTGCTCCAGGTTACGGGATAACATCTCTGCCAGGTTCTCCGTCTCCCGGGGGTCCGCGTCCCCCCGGCCCAGGCGCAGGTGGAAGTACATCTTCTGGAGCTGCATGTCCGAAAAGCCGCAGATCTCGGCGTAACGTCCCACGTATTTACTGGGGATACGCTTCAGCGCGGAGGGCCGAGTGGTGACCAGGACGCTGGCCTAGAGTGGAGGAGTGAAGGACACGGGGGAGGGGTGGGTATTAAGGGGTTTATCAATAGGCTGTGACGTTGACACTGTCTTCTTCGCGTGCTCTTGCTTTCTCTACTAACgcgcgtgtgagagagaggggagaagtgtCATAATACAGCGCTCTCTCTCCTCATTCACTCACTCTATCACACTCTCTTGCACGCGCTCtcactcgcgctctctctctctctaatcttTATATGGAGGATGTTTTAGAACCATGGAAATATTGCCTGTGTAATATAataatgataatgatgatgaggatgatgtgCTACAGGAATTGGCCaacttcccactctctctccttgcgCTCTCGCACACTCTCTCCTCGCGCTCTTGAACatgccctcgccctctctctctctcactcgccctctctctctcgctcgccctcACTCTCTCGCTTGCCCTCActcgcgccctctctcgctcgcgccctcactctctctctccccctttctctccctctctctcccccctctcaccccttcaTGACCCCCTTCCTCTAAAGCctgcttctcccctctcccctttccctccattcttccattccccctctttctccgccTTCTctacctcccctcctcctctccttcccctctctcttcctatccctcccctcccctcccttctccccctccccccctcactcccgcccagccctccctctctcctcctctcccttccctctctcctcctcctatcTTGCCTCCTCCtttacctccctctctcctctccctcccctctctcctcctctccctcccctctctcctcctctcctcccctctctcctcctctccctcccctctctcccctctctcctcctcctctcccacctctccttcctcctcctctcccttccctctcttctcctcctctcccacccctctcttcccgccccccccccatccctccttttctccctcccctcctcccttctttcccccccctcacctccgggAGCAGATACCCCCTCAGCAGGTTCACCAAGATGGCCGGGGGTGGCAGAGGCTCGCTGGGGTCACTGCACAGCTCCGTGTTGGCCATCCTAAAGTCCAGGTCCATCCACTCCAGGTTGTTGAGTATGAAGAGCACCCCCGGGTTCTGACCCAGCGCAGGCAGCAGTTCCCGGAGGTGCAGGTACTTCCGGGAGATGAGTCGCGACAGTGACACGGGCGCGGTGACCCGGGACAGATCCTCGCAGGACAGAGGGATTATCAACTGGAACTCCGACCTGCGCCCGTGGCACCAGTCTAGAACCAACTTCCGGATCAGGGTACCCTTCCCGGTGCCCACAGTACCGTACAGAACCACGCTCCGCACCGGCGCCCCGGCCGCGTCGGGGCGGAAGAGATGCTCCACGGAGACGTTCCGCGGGCACCGCAGTTGGCTTTGCGGGGAGAAGTCGGACAGCGGGCGCTGGGTCTCTTCCAGGGAGCTCTCGCGGATAACGGGGTCCACGTGGATAGAGTCCAGGGCGAAGGACGGGCCGAAGTGCCGCTCCTCGCTGGGGAGGCGGCTGAACCATTCAGACAGGCGGTGACGGTGCTGCTGAACCGGGTctagggaggagggaagggggagagaaggtgtgacagagaggagaggaggcTAGGAatagggaagggggtgagaaggtgtgagagagaggagaggaggctaggagggaagggggtgagaaggtgtgagagagaggagaggaggctaGGAGGAGGAAAGGGTtgagaaggtgtgagagaggagaggaggagcgaAGGGGGTGcgaaggtgtgagagaggagactaggaggagggaagggggtgagaaggTGTAAGAGAGGAGactaggaggagggaagggggtgagaaggtgttagagagaggagggaagggggtgagaaggtgtgagagaggagaggaggagggaaaggggtgagaaggtgtgagagaggagagtaggctaggaggagggaaggggtgagaaggtgtgagagagaggagaggagaataggagggaagggggtgagaaggtgtgagagagaggaggctaGGAGGAGGAAAGGGGTGAGAAAttgtgagagagaagagaggaggagggaagggggtgagaaggTGTAAGAGAGGAGactaggaggagggaagggggtgagaaggtgtaagagagaggagggaagggggtgagaaggtgtgagagaggagaggaggagggaaggggtgagaaggtgtgagagagaggagaggaggctaggaggagggaaggggtgagaaggtgtgagagagaggagaggaggctaggaggagggaagggggtgagaaggtgtgagagaggagaataggaggagggaagggggtgagaaggtgtgagagagaggagaggaggctaggaggagggaagggggtgagaaggtgtgagagagaggagaggaggctaggaggagggaaggggtgagaaggtgtgagagaggagaggagaataggaggagggaagggggtgagaaggtgtgagagagaggagaggaggctaggaggagggaagggggtgagaaagtgtgagagagaggagaggaggctaGGAGGAGGAAAGGGTtgagaaggtgtgagagaggagaggaggagcgaAGGGGGTGcgaaggtgtgagagaggagactaggaggagggaagggggtgagaaggTGTAAGAGAGGAGactaggaggagggaagggggtgagaaggtgttagagagaggagggaagggggtgagaaggtgtgagagaggagaggaggagggaaaggggtgagaaggtgtgagagaggagagtaggctaggaggagggaaggggtgagaaggtgtgagagagaggagaggagaat from Ascaphus truei isolate aAscTru1 chromosome 6, aAscTru1.hap1, whole genome shotgun sequence encodes:
- the NLRX1 gene encoding LOW QUALITY PROTEIN: NLR family member X1 (The sequence of the model RefSeq protein was modified relative to this genomic sequence to represent the inferred CDS: inserted 2 bases in 1 codon; deleted 1 base in 1 codon), translating into MQCRCSVSRVRVLGRRARLHTATDGSQFHHKRLFRSPLSTASCRIVPRWLLPPQGEFWGSPAWRGLSDAAADPVQQHRHRLSEWFSRLPSEERHFGPSFALDSIHVDPVIRESSLEETQRPLSDFSPQSQLRCPRNVSVEHLFRPDAAGAPVRSVVLYGTVGTGKGTLIRKLVLDWCHGRRSEFQLIIPLSCEDLSRVTAPVSLSRLISRKYLHLRELLPALGQNPGVLFILNNLEWMDLDFRMANTELCSDPSEPLPPPAILVNLLRGYLLPEASVLVTTRPSALKRIPSKYVGRYAEICGFSDMQLQKMYFHLRLGRGDADPRETENLAEMLSRNLEHHSQLSAACFLPSYCWLTCATLHLLYYTRPGDPPRTLTGIYTSFLRLNFAGEVLDITHPSQVSLMRYVARTVGKLAYEGAAPRRTRFSEDNLARCFQVELHSEEELNLLTVFRTDAFGFFLTPCVSRGHESLFVFTIPAMQEYLAALYVVLGENKTTLQRLGKDVSEIISRAGEDVVAVVNVLSKFLPLRVFALFNLLRMVPRLYGKVSGQSRENIAQTMAMEMFREEDAYNDDVLDQINSSILGEEGPLQVPEEEKEEAGRQEAFELFPIFMAGLLSRQNRAMLDQLGCTIMNMSALEITRALKKHLLRCSLRRLPPSELMDFLFFLYEFQNEGFTAGLVTSLRALDLSTVRMTPLKSNIVATVMGSPKRPLTEVDLNSCNLNPDAIRTLAPVLRRSQSVNLQMNSLGPDSCKEVRDVLLHPDCEVTNLRLCNNPLFPEGARYLAEALAGNRSLTHLSLLHTDLGDEGAELLATHLGRNKHLQELNLAYNGSKTRPPCAWARXAAQHPTLSRVHLYFNEVSDGGLRALQSQAGVRVLVSLTEGADASRHWALILRELRANAGGWDHDRIRSHLTLLLRDLQSSRALTSNLWRKARILRVESKVKSMLNQIQQGQL